CACCACGAAGGTTGACAGGAACTGTATAACTAACGCGATTTCGTTAACGGGACTGAATCTTATATCAATCAGGTTGCTGTAAATCGGACACGTCATTGGATACGTCGTAAAAGTCTGGTTGTCGATAGTGATCGTTGTGGTCTTCATCGCTCTGGCTATACTGAACATAAACGTACCGCCCTGCATAATTACGCCACAAATACCGGCGACAAAGCGGCCGAATTTGGCGTGCTGCAGCATCACCTCGCGATCTTGGGTTCTTCGTATGAGTCTCCAATCTGTCTCCATGTGCCGTATGCAATCGCGAATGTCGTCACTACGTTTGAGCAATACCCAGTAATTTATCGAACCCATAATCCTGTGAAACAGTGGCCCAAGGGCGCCCAGTTTCAACTTGATGTCACTTTCTTCCAATAAGATGTATAATAGACACGGTACCGTTATCACTGCCACCATAGTCGAACAGATAAAAATCTGTAGCGACACGAGGATCTTCCATATCGTGTGCGATGCATCCATTTGTGGCCAAGCACCGATCGGTTTCAGGAACCATCGATTTAATTGAAGACTATAATCATTGTGTCCTTTAAATTCAACACTTGTTGGCACAAGTTTAGGATTTGTCATGATTCCTTCACGGACGTACCCGAGGCACTGAAGTTCGCAATGCTCCGGTGAGAGTTGTATTCGAACAAGCGCTTGCGCCAACTTTGAATAAAGTTTGACAAACGCTTACATTGATATCTTTTCATTCTGCGAACACCTGCACGTTTCTAATCAATAACCGTTCGTAACAACAAGTTCTGCTTTGTTTTGCTAATTTGGAATAGCCACATTTCGAGTGAAATATAGGAATACTTTTGCGGAAGTAAGTGCAAATTTCGTCAAGTATTGAGGttcagttatttattttttcagaaaaatcatGAGAGGATATCATTCAAgtctttgaaaaatgtattcgtAAAAAAGCTTACTGTGTACGTTgtgacaattaaatatatttaatacaaattcttCTACTTGGCAAGTATTACAtctattctatataaaatatgttttctaaatttctaaCATACTACATTTCTAATTAActacatttctaaataaatatgttttatgtaGTCATCgttcgcaaaatatttaaatacgccATGGAAGTCTTAAttacctgaaacaaaaaggTTTTTGTTTCCGTTCATGTTACGATTTTgctaagaaaatttttaaacatttgagTAGAGTATAATTGGCAATTGAAGTGAGtagaatttcttatttattacattgatTAGTATATTACACATGTGTGTTACTTACATCGCCAAACGTTGCGAtagacaaattaattaactttccTGCAGTCATCTTGATTACATTACTCGATCTCatgattatcaaaattaaacaaagcGCTGTTTTATTCGGTAATTGATACCAGTTAGTTATATATACCATTTCCCCAACATTTTTgcactaataaataaatagatatttttagatttttttataagcatcTAGAAATTTGAaggtaaacttttttttatttttttaacaatatagaagaatattttacacaatttaaatacaatacttgtttctttaaaaatatactatttaaatGAATGTGAGATACttctttgtatttataaaaatagatgaaaatgattttatgttacaaacaaattagaataattttcaaatttttcagaaattgttttgtttttcaagTCTGTTACCTGTTCTGTTAAAATCTCGCCAAtgtagcaaaaaataaatatattgaaaccCATTGatgtatataaagtaataaatgatAGGATTTTTGCTGCGTCAAATGCACCCCAGTTCTAAAATATcagtttaacaaatttatttatcgtaaaagataaattttaattttttagtgacctcaattaaataattatattttaaattaaaaagaaatttttttcagaataataaatatttttttaaacataccATAACAGTATAATATCCTAGTATGCACATATTTAATGTGCATCCCATCAATATCGCGAGACAAActttatgcataatattttccacatttgcTATAAAActgtaacatatttatattattgctttCAGCGCATGATATCGTAACAATTGTAGCAATAGCTTTTGTTAACAAGACATCTGCGCAAGAATTGATCgaagatgtattttttcttatcacctttattataaaatataacagaaaaatatatattgatttttgaatGGCATCACGCATATGAAAACACACCGTGTGTAATCAAAGctcaatagtaaaatataatacctTAGAACTCTCAAGTGATGCTCCACGATAGCTGCCAATTTTTCGTCAACCGAATGATGTCCTTTCTCCTCGTAAGTCTGGACGAGTTTGTTCAGTCACGCGTACAACACGTTCAACTGACCGCAAGCGTGCATCGCGAAGACACCAGCGAGGCTACAAACACTCACTATGGCAGAACTCACTACAAATGCCGATACGAATTGTATAGCTAGCATAATTTCGTTTATTGGGCTAAATCTCGTGTCAAGAATCTTGCTGTACGCCGGACATGTCATCGGATGCGTCGTAAACGTTTCGTTGCCGACTGTAATAGTCGTAGTTCTCATTGCTCTTTGGCTGTGCCGAAAAAGAGTTGACCGCCTTGCGTAATTGCAGCGCTAATTCCGGCGATGAAACGACCGAACTTAGCatattgcaacattatttCGCGATCctcaaatttttgtataatccTTCAATCTGTCTTCATGTGTTGCATGCAGTCGTGAATGTCGCGGCTGCATTTGAGCAGCATCCAGTAACTTAGAGAGCCCATAATTCTGTGAAGCAGTGGCCCGACTGCGCCCAGTTTCGTTGCAAAGTTTTTGTCTTccaataatacatataatatacatgatATCGTAACAATTCCTATTGTAACTGAACAAAAGAGAATCTGTACTAATGCGGCAATCTTTTCTAGTATACTCGATGTGCTTGTTATTGGCCAAGCACCAATCGGCTTGAGACACCATCGGTTTATTTGTAAACTATAtgcattgatatttttgaaatcaacatttttcaaatcacgTTTCGGATGTGCCATGCTCGCTTTGCGAAAGTTCCTGGTGCACTGAAGTGCTTTGATAAAGACTGTATTCGAATAAACGCTTGCGTCAACTTCTGAAGAAGTTTGATGAACGTTTGGCTATATTTTTTGATTGAGGACGTTGCATGCATGTCGGATCGATAGTTGTTTCTTGTAGCAGGTGTTTTGTTTTGTCAGTTTCGTGAGAGAACCGCGTGAGAGAACCGcatttagaaagaaatatgaaaatactTTAATGGATATAAGTGCAAATTTTGCAAAGTATTGAGCTTTGATTACTCAATTTCGGGAAAATCATCAAGgatgttatttttgtttttgagaaaaatttaattctgttatatatcgatattttattaaatatctattctATTTGGAAAACATTCCATGTGTGTGTTTCGCAATTTTCTGACttactatattttatgtagTCATTGTtcgcaaaatattcaaatatgcCATGGAAGTTTTAATTATCTGAAacaatacaattttcatttctaataacaatataaattctgAAAAGTTTTCACAGCTtggtatcaatatttattccaaaaatcCTAATATCTTaagatgcaaaattaaatagatcaattattatagaattgtAAGATTTGttgtaattagtaaaaaaaattagtttgttttgaaatttttttatagtatgtCATTAGAACAGTGACACACGTGTCCATGAACTTACTCACATCGCCAAAAGTTGCGATGgatagttgaaataatttcccCGCAGTTATTTTGATTACCAAACTCGATCGCATGATTATCAATACGAGGCCGAGTGCAGTTTTGTGAGGCAGTTTATACCAATTGGTCATATATGCTATCTCCCCAACATGTTTgcactaataaataaatatagctaacaatttttatgataaattttaattttccaaatgaatttgaagacaagaataaaaaaacattaaagaatgtaaaattaaaacgtaattatatttaaaaatatattaagaatagaaataaacaagcatggaattaatttaacgtttttataattgaaagatgatattatattttataattaagttagaaaaattttcatacgcgcgcgcacacctaattatttttatctcttttattacCTGTTCTGTTAGTATCTCACCAATGTAAcagaatatgaatatattgaaACTCATCGACATATATACAGTAACATACGATAATATCTTTGCTGCATCAAATGCAGCCCAATTCTGAAAAATCAATTACtatctaaatttattgtaaaagacataattaattagttttttatcGAACTTAttctgttaattaaaataattttatttgctctAACGTACCATAATAGAGTAATATCCAAGTAAACACATGTTTAATGTGCATCCCATCAATTCCGCCAGACAAGCTTTATGCATAATACTTTCCATATTTGCTATAAAACTGAACATATCTTTGTAGTTCAAACAAAAtagtgcaaaattttttgaaacagaATATCTACATACAAATTAgtctaatatataattaatacatttttatcattatgttTTCATCCAAGTTTGTACACGGATAAATAATGACCAACTTTTCTTTTAGGTTcaaaaaaagatatgtaattttatcatgcAATGGAAATATCCGATTTCTAAataatgtcat
This window of the Linepithema humile isolate Giens D197 chromosome 1, Lhum_UNIL_v1.0, whole genome shotgun sequence genome carries:
- the LOC105667441 gene encoding odorant receptor 82a-like isoform X2 — encoded protein: MTNPKLVPTSVEFKGHNDYSLQLNRWFLKPIGAWPQMDASHTIWKILVSLQIFICSTMVAVITVPCLLYILLEESDIKLKLGALGPLFHRIMGSINYWVLLKRSDDIRDCIRHMETDWRLIRRTQDREVMLQHAKFGRFVAGICGVIMQGGTFMFSIARAMKTTTITIDNQTFTTYPMTCPIYSNLIDIRFSPVNEIALVIQFLSTFVVSSSTVGACSLAAVFAMHACAQLNVLYIWLDELVTNEKKENRKLVEQKLTIIVEHHLRALSFISRIESIMHKIALVELTGCTINMCLIGYYSIMAWQVFDAAKITSYIIVYVSLCFNIFIFCYIGEIITEQCKHVGEMAYMTDWYKLHHKTALGLVLIIARSSNVIKITAGKLFQLSISTFGDVIKTSMVYLNLLRALTM